The Streptomyces sp. NL15-2K genome contains a region encoding:
- a CDS encoding glutamate synthase subunit beta: MADPKGFMTTPRQDWPRRPVEERVRDWNEVYVPGALLPIINKQADRCMDCGIPFCHEACPLGNLIPEWNDLVSREDWRAAADRLHATNNFPEFTGRLCPAPCEAGCVLAINQPAVTIKNVECAIADKAWEEGFAPPRPPDRLSGRTVAVIGSGPTGLAAAQQLTRAGHTVAVYEKDDRLGGLMRYGIPEFKMEKHHLERRIEQMRAEGTKFRTSTAVGRDIGAAELRARYDAVVIATGATAWRELDVPGRELAGIQQAMEYLPLANRVCEGDLEVSPMSAAGKHVVIVGGGDTGADCLGTAVREGAASVTQLDIYVQPGADRDEDAEPWPTYPKIYRLSAAHEEARDLRTAPAADADARLFAASTLRFTGDADGHVRSLHLVEVDARRRPVAGTGRALPADLVLLALGFSGPDREDGLVDQLGLELEPRGTIARDADFATNVPGVFAAGDASRGQSLIVWAIAEGRAVAAAVDRHLTGSSRLPAPIGPYDRPMTV; this comes from the coding sequence ATGGCCGATCCCAAGGGATTCATGACCACGCCTCGCCAGGACTGGCCGCGCAGGCCCGTCGAGGAACGGGTCCGGGACTGGAACGAGGTCTACGTCCCCGGGGCGCTGCTGCCCATCATCAACAAGCAGGCAGATCGCTGCATGGACTGCGGCATCCCGTTCTGCCACGAGGCCTGTCCGCTGGGCAATCTGATCCCCGAGTGGAACGACCTGGTCTCGCGCGAGGACTGGCGGGCCGCGGCGGACCGGCTGCACGCCACGAACAACTTCCCCGAGTTCACGGGCCGCTTGTGCCCGGCGCCGTGCGAGGCGGGCTGCGTGCTCGCCATCAACCAGCCGGCCGTCACCATCAAGAACGTCGAGTGCGCCATCGCCGACAAGGCCTGGGAGGAAGGCTTCGCGCCGCCGCGCCCGCCGGACCGGCTGTCCGGGCGCACGGTCGCGGTGATCGGGTCGGGGCCCACCGGGCTCGCCGCGGCACAGCAGTTGACCCGGGCGGGGCACACGGTCGCCGTGTACGAGAAGGACGACCGGCTCGGCGGTCTGATGCGGTACGGCATCCCCGAGTTCAAGATGGAGAAGCACCATCTGGAGCGGCGGATCGAGCAGATGCGGGCGGAGGGCACGAAGTTCCGTACGTCCACCGCGGTCGGGCGGGACATCGGGGCCGCCGAGCTGCGGGCGCGCTACGACGCCGTCGTGATCGCCACCGGGGCGACGGCGTGGCGTGAGCTGGATGTACCAGGACGGGAGTTGGCGGGCATCCAGCAGGCGATGGAGTATCTCCCGCTGGCCAACCGGGTGTGCGAAGGGGATCTGGAAGTCTCGCCGATGTCCGCCGCCGGGAAGCACGTCGTCATCGTCGGCGGCGGGGACACGGGGGCCGACTGTCTGGGTACGGCGGTGCGGGAGGGCGCCGCGTCCGTGACCCAGTTGGACATCTACGTCCAGCCGGGCGCGGACCGCGACGAGGACGCGGAGCCCTGGCCGACGTACCCGAAGATCTACCGGCTGTCGGCCGCGCACGAAGAGGCCCGTGACCTGCGGACGGCGCCGGCGGCGGACGCGGACGCGCGCCTGTTCGCGGCGTCCACGCTTCGCTTCACCGGGGACGCCGACGGGCATGTGCGGTCGCTGCACCTGGTCGAGGTGGACGCGCGGCGGCGACCGGTGGCGGGCACCGGGCGCGCCCTTCCCGCCGACCTCGTGCTGCTGGCGCTCGGCTTCTCCGGGCCGGACCGGGAAGACGGGCTCGTCGACCAGCTGGGGCTGGAACTGGAGCCCCGCGGCACGATCGCCCGGGACGCCGACTTCGCCACGAACGTCCCGGGTGTGTTCGCCGCCGGGGACGCCTCGCGCGGGCAGTCGCTGATCGTGTGGGCGATCGCGGAGGGACGGGCGGTGGCGGCGGCCGTCGACCGTCACCTGACCGGCAGTTCACGGCTGCCGGCGCCGATCGGGCCGTACGACCGCCCGATGACCGTGTAG
- a CDS encoding sugar kinase has translation MLVVGDVVTDVVARHRGPLAAGTDTAATIRTLPGGAGANVACWAAHAGHAEVRLLGRVGADAAAWHERELVACGVRPRLVVDPQVPTGMVICLVDGDAAAERTFLTDSGASLRLSPDDWSDALLDGVVRLHLSGYLLFSEPSRALVAVALEAARARGVPVSLDPASAGFLVELGVDRFLALVEGVDVLLPSRDEACLLTGLPDAADAAAKLSRHVPLVVAKQGADGALVARSGAVCARVPAVPATPRDTTGAGDAFTGAFLAALLTGAGPEDAAAEGCGAGALAVERVGGRPPGRG, from the coding sequence CTGCTGGTGGTAGGGGATGTCGTCACCGACGTCGTCGCCCGGCACCGGGGGCCGCTCGCCGCGGGCACGGACACGGCCGCGACGATCCGGACGCTGCCGGGAGGCGCGGGCGCGAACGTGGCCTGCTGGGCCGCCCACGCAGGCCATGCGGAGGTGCGGCTGCTCGGCAGGGTGGGCGCGGACGCGGCGGCGTGGCACGAGCGGGAGCTGGTCGCCTGTGGTGTACGGCCCCGGCTCGTCGTCGATCCGCAGGTGCCGACCGGGATGGTGATCTGCCTCGTCGACGGAGATGCCGCCGCCGAGCGGACGTTCCTCACCGACAGCGGCGCGTCGTTGCGGCTCTCGCCCGACGACTGGTCGGACGCGTTGCTGGACGGGGTCGTACGACTGCATCTGTCTGGTTACCTGCTGTTCTCCGAACCGAGCCGTGCGCTGGTGGCGGTGGCCCTGGAGGCGGCACGCGCGCGTGGGGTGCCGGTGAGCCTGGATCCGGCGTCCGCCGGTTTCCTGGTGGAGCTGGGTGTCGACCGGTTCCTGGCGCTCGTCGAAGGCGTGGACGTCCTGCTGCCCAGCCGGGACGAGGCGTGTCTGCTCACGGGGTTGCCCGATGCGGCGGACGCGGCGGCCAAGCTGAGCCGCCATGTGCCGCTGGTGGTCGCCAAGCAGGGGGCGGACGGTGCGCTGGTGGCCCGTTCCGGTGCGGTCTGCGCCCGCGTCCCCGCCGTACCGGCGACGCCCCGGGACACCACCGGGGCCGGCGACGCCTTCACGGGCGCCTTCCTCGCCGCGCTGCTCACCGGCGCCGGGCCCGAGGACGCGGCGGCGGAGGGCTGCGGGGCGGGGGCCTTGGCGGTGGAGCGGGTGGGAGGCAGACCGCCGGGGCGTGGTTGA
- a CDS encoding CBS domain-containing protein, whose translation MTTAGDIMHRGAQWIPAHETLDRAAQLMRELGVGALPISDENERLCGILTDRDIVIGCVAMGHDPAKVTAGEMAQGTPRWIDANADVGEVLHEMQEHQIRRLPVIENKRLVGMISESDLARHLPEDQIGTWAESVYARSSSSH comes from the coding sequence ATGACCACCGCCGGAGACATCATGCACCGTGGTGCCCAGTGGATCCCCGCCCACGAAACCCTTGACCGCGCCGCCCAGCTGATGCGCGAGCTCGGCGTCGGGGCCCTGCCCATCAGCGACGAGAACGAACGGCTCTGCGGCATCCTCACCGACCGCGACATCGTCATCGGCTGTGTGGCCATGGGCCACGACCCGGCCAAGGTCACGGCGGGCGAGATGGCCCAGGGCACCCCGCGCTGGATCGATGCGAACGCCGATGTCGGCGAGGTGCTCCACGAGATGCAGGAGCATCAGATCCGCCGGCTCCCGGTCATCGAGAACAAGCGCCTGGTCGGCATGATCAGCGAGTCCGACCTGGCCAGGCACCTACCGGAGGACCAGATCGGGACCTGGGCCGAGAGCGTCTACGCCAGGTCCTCCAGCAGCCACTGA
- a CDS encoding VOC family protein gives MKDNTTSLDHIVLWVRDPIAAAGFYEDTVGLEPVRLAEFTAGEAPFPSVRVNDEAIVDLMPLTMAERMKMLPGAADSSGHPVNHVCLALPQDAFDALRARLEERAVPVSDVSHGSFGARGKATRSFYFRDPDGNVFEARHYG, from the coding sequence ATGAAGGACAACACGACAAGCCTCGATCACATCGTCCTCTGGGTACGCGACCCGATCGCCGCCGCCGGCTTCTACGAGGACACCGTCGGCCTGGAGCCGGTCAGGCTCGCCGAATTCACCGCGGGAGAGGCGCCGTTTCCATCCGTACGCGTCAACGACGAGGCCATCGTGGACCTCATGCCGCTGACCATGGCGGAGCGCATGAAGATGCTCCCCGGTGCGGCGGACAGCTCCGGACACCCGGTCAACCACGTGTGTCTCGCCCTGCCGCAGGACGCCTTCGACGCGCTGCGCGCCCGACTGGAGGAACGCGCCGTCCCCGTGTCGGACGTCTCGCACGGCTCCTTCGGCGCCCGCGGAAAGGCCACTCGCAGCTTCTACTTCCGCGACCCGGACGGCAACGTCTTCGAGGCGCGCCACTACGGCTAG
- a CDS encoding MHYT domain-containing protein gives MQGTVDGFSYGLVTPLVAYLMACLGGALGLRCTTRSMLVSNSWRPGWLALGATAIGSGIWTMHFIAMMGFTVEQSPIHYDRATTFASLGVAVVMVGIGIFIVGYKGATGAPLMTGGAITGLGIASMHYLGMAGMRLNGNLEYDTLTVAASVVIAVVAATTALWAAGQIRGFLWSVGASLVMGLAVSGMHYTGMAALKVHLHGTAAPTAGDSPASLLAPLMIGPLAFLLLAAVVVMFDPLMVMGKPVRTPVENKPGVPARELVTHPPARRPSLRTRRPLGHRDSRTPQNR, from the coding sequence ATGCAGGGCACGGTCGACGGATTCAGCTACGGACTCGTCACACCGCTGGTGGCCTACCTCATGGCCTGCCTGGGCGGCGCCCTCGGCCTGCGCTGCACCACCAGATCCATGCTCGTCAGCAACTCCTGGCGACCCGGCTGGCTGGCCCTGGGCGCGACCGCGATCGGCTCCGGCATATGGACCATGCACTTCATCGCGATGATGGGCTTCACGGTCGAGCAGTCGCCGATCCACTACGACAGGGCGACCACATTCGCGAGCCTGGGCGTGGCCGTCGTCATGGTGGGCATCGGGATCTTCATCGTCGGCTACAAGGGCGCCACCGGAGCACCCCTGATGACCGGAGGTGCCATCACCGGCCTGGGTATCGCATCGATGCACTACCTGGGCATGGCCGGCATGCGACTCAACGGAAATCTGGAATACGACACGCTCACCGTCGCCGCCTCCGTCGTCATAGCCGTCGTCGCCGCCACCACCGCCCTGTGGGCGGCCGGACAGATCCGAGGGTTCCTGTGGAGCGTGGGCGCGAGCCTCGTCATGGGGCTCGCCGTCAGCGGCATGCACTACACGGGCATGGCGGCCCTCAAGGTCCACCTCCACGGCACGGCGGCCCCCACCGCGGGCGATTCGCCCGCGTCCTTGCTGGCGCCCCTGATGATCGGCCCGCTCGCCTTCCTGCTTCTCGCGGCCGTGGTCGTGATGTTCGATCCGCTCATGGTCATGGGGAAGCCCGTCCGGACACCCGTCGAGAACAAGCCGGGTGTGCCCGCGCGCGAACTGGTCACTCACCCTCCCGCCCGCCGCCCCTCGCTCCGCACCCGCCGGCCCCTGGGCCACCGCGACTCCCGTACCCCGCAGAACCGCTGA
- a CDS encoding methylated-DNA--[protein]-cysteine S-methyltransferase gives MNSHGQNEQQVVWAVVTTDIGPLLLAATREGLVNVVFHATDAVRDKALDRLGSRLGGEPVEAPDSPLLAEAIRQVKAYFAGERHGFELPLDWSLISGFNRQVLRELSAGVPFGTVVGYGDLAGRVGQPGAAQAVGMAMGSNPLPVVVPCHRVVESDGGIGGFGGGLETKRKLLALEGVLPEPLF, from the coding sequence ATGAACAGCCATGGGCAGAACGAGCAGCAGGTCGTGTGGGCCGTCGTCACCACAGACATCGGTCCGCTGCTGCTGGCCGCGACCCGTGAGGGCCTGGTCAACGTCGTGTTCCACGCCACGGACGCGGTCCGCGACAAGGCGCTCGACCGCCTGGGGTCCAGGCTGGGCGGCGAGCCCGTCGAGGCACCCGACTCCCCGCTGCTGGCGGAGGCGATACGCCAGGTGAAGGCGTACTTCGCGGGTGAGCGGCACGGCTTCGAGCTGCCCCTGGACTGGTCGCTGATCTCGGGCTTCAACCGGCAGGTGCTGCGCGAGCTGTCGGCGGGCGTGCCGTTCGGCACGGTCGTCGGGTACGGCGATCTGGCCGGGCGGGTCGGCCAGCCGGGCGCGGCTCAGGCGGTGGGCATGGCCATGGGCTCCAATCCGCTGCCGGTCGTCGTGCCCTGCCACCGGGTCGTCGAGAGCGACGGCGGCATCGGTGGCTTCGGGGGCGGCCTGGAGACCAAGCGGAAGCTGCTCGCCCTGGAGGGGGTGCTGCCCGAGCCGCTGTTCTAG
- a CDS encoding uridine kinase has protein sequence MGRVRLEAITWDRLGDLLAERLLDLKPADGSPWPRIAFDGAPAGLPGDLAERVSAALRVRGRPSLVVGTHGFLRPASLRLEYGHQDVEAYYNGWFDTGSLWREVFGPLEPGGDGRVLPDLWDPVTDRATRSPYVQLPPGGFLLLHGPLLLHHWFPFDLTAHVLLSPGALRRRTPEAEQWTLPAFERYENETDPAGTADVLVRADDPRHPAWSG, from the coding sequence ATGGGCCGTGTGCGACTCGAAGCGATCACCTGGGACCGGCTCGGCGACCTGTTGGCCGAGCGCCTGCTCGACCTGAAGCCGGCCGACGGCAGTCCCTGGCCGCGTATCGCCTTCGACGGCGCCCCGGCCGGCCTCCCGGGCGACCTCGCCGAGCGCGTCTCCGCGGCGCTGCGCGTACGCGGCCGACCTTCGCTGGTCGTCGGCACACACGGCTTCCTGCGCCCCGCCTCGCTCCGCCTGGAGTACGGTCACCAGGACGTGGAGGCCTATTACAACGGCTGGTTCGACACCGGCTCCCTCTGGCGCGAGGTCTTCGGCCCCCTCGAACCCGGCGGCGACGGGCGGGTCCTGCCCGACCTGTGGGACCCGGTCACCGACCGCGCCACCCGTAGCCCCTACGTCCAACTCCCGCCCGGCGGTTTCCTGTTGCTGCACGGCCCCCTCCTGCTGCATCACTGGTTCCCCTTCGACCTGACCGCCCACGTCCTCCTCTCCCCGGGCGCCCTGCGCCGCCGCACCCCCGAGGCCGAGCAGTGGACACTCCCCGCCTTCGAGCGCTACGAGAACGAGACCGACCCGGCCGGCACGGCGGACGTCCTGGTCCGCGCCGACGACCCGCGGCATCCGGCCTGGAGCGGCTGA
- a CDS encoding anthrone oxygenase family protein, whose translation MIEGPYFVLTVLGVLGTGLVAGVFCGFSTFVMRGLAALPPAQGVAAMNAINVAALQPAFMLVFIGSAVLCAVIAVVTFVLWPDEGTVELLVGSGLYLFGVFGLTMAANVPRNEALARLDPGTPEAAAYWPTYLREWTFWNHVRTVASAAAAVAYVLALT comes from the coding sequence ATGATCGAGGGACCGTACTTCGTCCTGACGGTGCTGGGTGTGCTCGGGACCGGGCTGGTGGCCGGGGTCTTCTGCGGGTTCTCGACCTTCGTGATGCGCGGGCTCGCCGCGTTGCCGCCCGCGCAGGGCGTCGCCGCGATGAACGCGATCAACGTCGCCGCGTTGCAGCCGGCGTTCATGCTGGTGTTCATCGGGTCGGCGGTGCTGTGCGCGGTGATCGCCGTGGTGACGTTCGTGCTGTGGCCGGACGAGGGGACGGTGGAGTTGCTGGTGGGCAGCGGGCTGTACCTGTTCGGCGTGTTCGGGCTGACCATGGCGGCGAACGTGCCGCGCAACGAGGCGCTGGCCCGGCTGGACCCGGGCACCCCGGAGGCCGCCGCGTACTGGCCGACGTACCTTCGCGAGTGGACGTTCTGGAACCATGTCCGCACGGTCGCCTCGGCCGCCGCGGCGGTGGCGTATGTGCTGGCCCTCACCTGA
- a CDS encoding glycerophosphodiester phosphodiesterase family protein: MHARAVAAATTTALLGTTAFLLPTPDVRADENERPTVIAHRGASAYAPENTLAAIDKAAELGIDWVENDVQRTKDGELVVLHDDNLQRTTDVEEVFPDRAPWKVRDFTAAEIARLDAGSWFGPAYADARVPTLEQYVRRVEHHHQKLLLEIKNPELYPGIERETLKLLSNEGWLDRRHLAGRLIVQSFNADTVRSVHELKPSVKTGFLGTPPVADLPTYATFTDQINPSYGSLSKEYVSAVHAFTGPHGRPLEVFTWTVNTADTARLVAGYGVDGIITNAPDVVRDALPEL; encoded by the coding sequence ATGCACGCGCGCGCAGTTGCCGCCGCCACGACCACCGCGCTCCTGGGGACCACTGCCTTTCTGCTTCCCACGCCCGACGTCCGCGCCGACGAGAATGAGCGGCCCACGGTCATCGCCCACAGGGGTGCCTCCGCCTATGCGCCCGAGAACACCCTCGCCGCCATCGACAAGGCGGCCGAGCTGGGAATCGACTGGGTCGAGAACGACGTCCAGCGCACCAAGGACGGCGAGCTCGTCGTCCTCCACGACGACAACCTGCAGCGCACCACCGACGTCGAGGAGGTCTTCCCCGACCGGGCGCCCTGGAAGGTGCGGGACTTCACCGCCGCCGAGATCGCGCGCCTCGACGCGGGGAGCTGGTTCGGTCCCGCGTACGCGGACGCGCGCGTGCCGACGCTCGAGCAGTACGTGCGGCGCGTGGAGCACCACCACCAGAAGCTGCTCCTGGAGATCAAGAACCCGGAGCTGTACCCCGGCATCGAGCGAGAGACCCTCAAGCTCCTCAGCAACGAGGGCTGGCTGGACCGGCGCCACCTCGCGGGCCGGCTGATCGTGCAGAGCTTCAACGCGGACACCGTGCGGAGCGTTCACGAACTGAAGCCAAGTGTGAAGACCGGCTTCCTCGGTACGCCGCCCGTGGCGGACCTGCCCACGTACGCGACCTTCACCGACCAGATCAACCCGTCGTACGGCTCCCTCTCGAAGGAGTACGTCTCCGCCGTACACGCCTTCACCGGCCCCCACGGCAGGCCGCTGGAGGTCTTCACCTGGACCGTCAACACCGCGGACACCGCCCGGCTGGTCGCCGGGTACGGCGTCGACGGCATCATCACGAACGCGCCGGACGTGGTGCGCGACGCGTTGCCCGAGCTCTGA
- a CDS encoding DUF2293 domain-containing protein, translating to MTFLATPPLRTGLLVVQPLRRRHCAECRGGPLSLLVVEDGAPRCLDCADLGHLVFLPRGDVALTRRSREESALSAVVVRFNRRKGRYERQGVLVEEAGLARAEARCLADAEARRRRRARDARRRAERDVRFADAFAAEIRRLFPGCPVDRAREIAAHASVRGSGRVGRSAAGRALSEGAVTSAVVASVRHVDTPYDQLLMSGVARHEARRRITGTVEAVLKGWRASGVEAEVG from the coding sequence ATGACCTTCCTCGCAACTCCGCCGCTCCGCACCGGACTTCTCGTCGTCCAGCCGTTGCGGAGACGGCACTGCGCGGAGTGCCGCGGCGGGCCGTTGTCGTTGCTCGTCGTCGAGGACGGCGCGCCGCGGTGCCTCGATTGTGCCGATCTGGGGCACCTGGTGTTCCTGCCGCGCGGGGACGTGGCACTGACCCGGCGGTCACGGGAGGAGAGCGCGCTGTCGGCGGTGGTCGTGCGGTTCAACCGGCGCAAGGGGCGGTACGAGCGGCAGGGCGTCCTCGTCGAGGAGGCCGGGCTCGCCCGGGCCGAGGCGCGGTGTCTGGCCGACGCGGAGGCACGACGACGGCGCCGGGCCCGGGACGCGCGACGGCGGGCGGAGCGGGACGTGCGGTTCGCGGACGCGTTCGCGGCGGAGATACGGCGGCTGTTCCCCGGATGCCCGGTGGACCGGGCGCGGGAGATCGCCGCGCATGCCTCCGTGCGGGGCAGCGGGCGGGTGGGGCGGAGTGCGGCGGGGCGGGCCTTGTCGGAGGGCGCGGTGACCTCGGCGGTCGTGGCGTCCGTACGGCATGTGGACACGCCGTACGACCAGTTGCTGATGAGCGGGGTGGCAAGGCATGAGGCACGGCGGCGGATTACGGGAACCGTGGAGGCGGTGCTGAAGGGATGGCGGGCGTCGGGGGTGGAGGCGGAGGTCGGCTGA
- a CDS encoding methyltransferase encodes MTRTDGYLLDNRQTEAGERFDAFATLFDPTTFRHLEAFGVAPGWHCWEVGAGGTSVVSWLAKKVGPTGRVVATDIDTSRVAAVARPPVEVRVHDVGAQEPPGEGFDLVHARLVLVHVPDRERALRSMVEALRPGGRILVEDADPALQPLICPDEHGPEQQLANRLRQGFRQLLADRGADLAYGRRLPRLLREAGLRQVEADAYFPVTSPACAALESATIRQLRDQLVAAGLATDQDIDRHLANVTSGGLDLATAPMISAWGRKA; translated from the coding sequence ATGACGCGAACCGACGGGTATCTCCTCGACAACCGGCAGACCGAGGCGGGCGAGCGCTTCGATGCCTTCGCCACCCTCTTCGACCCCACGACCTTCCGGCACCTCGAAGCCTTCGGCGTCGCACCGGGCTGGCACTGCTGGGAGGTCGGCGCGGGCGGCACCTCCGTGGTGTCCTGGCTGGCCAAGAAGGTCGGCCCGACCGGACGTGTCGTCGCGACCGACATCGACACCTCGCGGGTCGCCGCGGTCGCCCGTCCGCCGGTCGAGGTGCGTGTCCACGACGTCGGGGCCCAGGAGCCGCCGGGGGAGGGGTTCGACCTGGTCCACGCCCGGCTCGTCCTCGTCCATGTCCCGGACCGGGAACGGGCGTTGCGGTCGATGGTCGAGGCCCTGCGGCCCGGCGGGCGGATCCTCGTCGAGGACGCCGATCCCGCATTGCAGCCCCTGATCTGCCCCGACGAGCACGGCCCGGAGCAGCAGCTCGCCAACCGGCTGCGGCAGGGCTTCCGCCAACTGCTGGCCGACCGCGGCGCCGACCTCGCCTACGGCCGCAGGCTTCCGCGGCTGCTGCGCGAGGCCGGCCTGCGCCAGGTGGAGGCCGACGCGTACTTCCCCGTCACCTCGCCCGCCTGCGCCGCCCTGGAGTCCGCCACGATCCGCCAGCTCCGGGACCAACTCGTCGCCGCGGGCCTCGCCACGGACCAGGACATCGACCGACACCTCGCGAACGTCACCTCCGGCGGCCTGGACCTGGCGACGGCCCCGATGATCTCGGCGTGGGGGCGCAAAGCATAG
- a CDS encoding pseudouridine-5'-phosphate glycosidase, with protein MVLVVSEEVREAIDARQPVVALESTIIAHGLPRPRNLRVALELEDVVRREGAVPATIAVLDGRPHVGLDKEQLERVANEDGIRKLGHRDLPLAVASGASGATTVSATALLAALAGVRVFATGGLGGVHREWTVTQDESADLGLLARTRITVVCAGVKSILDVPATLQRLETLGVAVAGYGTDRFPGFYLSDSGHPVDWTLDSPQRVADVMRAQDALGGPESALIVANPVPEEEQLDPELHARVLADALHACEEEGVTGQAVTPFLLDYLVRHTDGASLSANLAAVRGNVRLAGRIAAAWAGT; from the coding sequence GTGGTGCTGGTGGTGTCCGAAGAAGTCCGGGAGGCGATCGACGCGCGTCAACCCGTGGTGGCCCTGGAGTCCACGATCATCGCGCACGGGCTGCCGCGCCCGCGCAATCTGCGGGTGGCGCTGGAGCTGGAGGACGTCGTACGGCGGGAGGGTGCCGTCCCCGCGACGATCGCCGTGCTGGACGGGCGGCCCCACGTCGGCCTGGACAAGGAGCAGTTGGAGCGGGTCGCGAACGAGGACGGAATCCGCAAGCTGGGTCATCGCGATCTGCCGCTCGCGGTGGCCTCCGGGGCGAGCGGGGCGACCACGGTGTCGGCGACCGCGCTGCTGGCTGCCCTGGCGGGCGTACGGGTGTTCGCGACGGGCGGGCTCGGCGGGGTGCACCGGGAGTGGACGGTGACGCAGGACGAGTCGGCCGACCTGGGCCTGCTGGCCCGCACGCGCATCACGGTGGTGTGCGCGGGGGTGAAGTCGATCCTGGACGTGCCGGCCACTCTGCAGCGGCTGGAGACGCTGGGCGTCGCGGTGGCCGGGTACGGCACGGACCGGTTCCCCGGCTTCTATCTGTCCGATTCGGGGCATCCCGTGGACTGGACGCTGGACTCCCCGCAGCGGGTGGCGGACGTGATGAGAGCCCAGGACGCACTCGGCGGGCCCGAGTCGGCGCTGATCGTCGCCAACCCCGTGCCCGAGGAGGAGCAGCTGGATCCCGAGCTGCACGCGCGTGTGCTCGCCGACGCGCTGCACGCGTGCGAGGAGGAGGGGGTCACCGGTCAGGCGGTCACGCCCTTCCTGCTCGACTACCTGGTGCGGCACACCGACGGGGCCTCGCTGAGCGCCAATCTGGCGGCGGTGCGCGGCAACGTGCGGCTGGCGGGGCGGATCGCGGCGGCCTGGGCCGGGACGTGA
- the corA gene encoding magnesium/cobalt transporter CorA codes for MSMAGNLRKVTSLGRVGGLRKVARLARRRPRVDLSHPARSPLGSSVVNCVTYRDGVRGPAGSDLVDAVERVRKSRDGFVWLGLHEPTDQEFAGIAELFDLHPLAAEDAVEAHQRPKLEHYDETLFAVFKTVCYVEHEELTATSEVVNTGEIMVFVGHYFVITVRHGRHGSLGPLREELESAPQQLAKGPAAVLHAIADHVVDDYLNVIDSVQEDIDQVETAVFAETGARVDAGRIYQLKRELLELKRAVMPLSRPLEELATRPIRVVDPEIQAYFRDVSDHLLRAKEQIAAFDELLNSILQAHLAQVTVAQNEDMRKITACAAIIAVPTMVCGLYGMNFDHMPELHWRYGYGMVLGLISVTCLALYRGFRRIGWL; via the coding sequence ATGTCCATGGCAGGAAACCTGCGAAAGGTCACGAGCCTCGGCAGGGTCGGCGGCCTCCGCAAGGTGGCGCGACTGGCCCGGCGGCGCCCCCGTGTCGACCTGAGCCACCCGGCCCGCTCCCCACTGGGCTCCTCGGTGGTGAACTGCGTGACGTACCGCGACGGCGTCCGGGGCCCCGCCGGCAGCGACCTGGTCGATGCCGTGGAACGGGTGCGCAAGAGCCGTGACGGCTTCGTCTGGCTCGGTCTCCATGAGCCGACGGACCAGGAGTTCGCGGGTATCGCCGAGCTCTTCGACCTGCACCCGCTGGCGGCCGAGGACGCGGTCGAGGCCCACCAGCGCCCCAAGTTGGAGCACTACGACGAGACGCTGTTCGCCGTGTTCAAGACGGTCTGCTATGTCGAACACGAGGAACTCACGGCGACGAGCGAGGTGGTCAACACCGGCGAGATCATGGTCTTCGTCGGACACTACTTCGTGATCACGGTACGCCACGGACGGCATGGATCACTGGGCCCGTTGCGCGAGGAACTGGAGTCCGCCCCCCAGCAACTCGCCAAGGGCCCGGCCGCGGTGCTGCACGCGATCGCGGACCATGTGGTCGACGACTATCTGAACGTCATCGACTCCGTGCAGGAGGACATCGACCAGGTCGAGACGGCGGTGTTCGCGGAGACCGGCGCTCGGGTCGACGCGGGACGCATCTACCAGCTCAAGCGCGAGCTCCTGGAGCTGAAGCGGGCCGTGATGCCGCTCAGCCGCCCGCTCGAGGAACTCGCCACTCGGCCGATCCGGGTCGTCGATCCGGAGATACAGGCCTATTTCCGCGACGTCTCCGACCACCTGCTGCGCGCCAAGGAGCAGATAGCCGCCTTCGACGAACTGCTCAACTCGATCCTCCAGGCGCACCTCGCGCAGGTGACGGTCGCGCAGAACGAGGACATGCGGAAGATCACGGCGTGCGCCGCCATCATCGCCGTTCCGACGATGGTCTGCGGGCTGTACGGCATGAACTTCGACCACATGCCGGAGCTGCACTGGCGGTACGGCTACGGCATGGTCCTGGGCCTGATATCCGTCACCTGTCTGGCGCTGTACCGCGGCTTCCGGCGCATCGGCTGGCTCTGA